The genomic interval AACCAGCAGCCCTCGTACCGGCCTCGGCCCGGCCATGTCAGGAACCTGCCGGGGCTCTGCAGATTAACAGGGCGGGCTTTCGCCCGCCCTTGACCTGTCTGCTGTCTACCGTCTGCTGTCTTCTTGCCGCTTACCTCGTCACTACCGCCTTCTTCACGTCCCGGAATCCCGGCGCGGCGAGATGACAGAAGTAGACGATCATCGCGTCCCTGCGCGCAAGGTCAATCCTCTAGCGTGTCCCTGGAACTGGACCCCGAAACCGACGTTGAACCGCCAAGAACGCCAAGGAAAAAGGAGAGAAGGACGTTCCTTGTCCGGACCCTCTTTGTGTCTTTGTGCCTTGGTGGTGAGTTCCTGTTTCGGTTCTGGAGCCGGGAATGGCACTTGACGCTCGGTAGTGTTCTGCTAGACTGAAGCATGAGTCCCCGAGTCCAACTCGATCGCGAGAAGCTGGCCGAGTTCTGCCGGCGTAACCACATCCGGAAACTCTCGCTGTTCGGGTCAGTGCTCACCGACCGTTTCGGCCCCGACAGCGACATAGATCTCCTCGTGGAGTTCGAGCCGCACAACGGTCCCGGCTATTTCGGCCTGGCACGGATGGAGCGGGAGCTTTCCGAGTTGGTCGGCCGCAAGGTTGACCTCAGGACACCTGCCGAACTCAGCCGATACTTCCGGGACGAGGTCTGTGCCGGTGCCCAGGTACAGTATTCCGCGGCCTGACGCAATCCGTCTGCGCCACATGCTCGACGCCGCCCGTGAGGCGCTGGAGTTCGTTCGGGGCAAGACCGAAGACAACATCGGCGAAGACCGCATGCTTGTTCTCGGCCTCGTCAAGGAAATCGAGATCATCGGCGAGGCTGCCGGGAAGGTGTCCGAACCCACCCGCCGTCATTTGTCGCAGATACCGTGGCAGGACGTAATTGACATGCGGAATCGCCTGATACACGTCTACTTCGACATCGACGTCGGCGTGGTCTGGGACACAGTGTCCAAGGACCTCCGACCGTTGATTGCCGTTCTTGAGAGGGCACTGGCGCACACCCGGCTCTCCAGCCTGCCCCATAGTTGACACCTCCGCTGCCGCCGCTAGAGTGTCCCATCGGAGGACGAATGACCAGAACCGACATCCTTGAGGAGATCAACAAGCTGCCGGCTGACGAGCGACTCGGCATCGTCGAGTTAGCACTGCGTCAGTTGCGCGAGCAGTTCCTGGCAGGTCGGCTCGATGTGAACGCCGAGCGCCGGGAACGCCTGAGCATGGCGGCCGACTCGCTCAAGTCTGCCTACGAGACTGACGCCGAGCTCACTATATTCACGACCCTTGACCGCGACGACTTCCATGTTCCGCGGTGAAGTCTGGCTGATAAACCTCGACCCGACCATCGGGTCGGAAATCCGCAAGACACGTCCGGCCGTAATTGTGAATGACGACAGCGTGGGAACGCTGCCGCTCAAAGTGATCGTGCCCATCACCGAATGGAAGGAACGGTACGCCATCGCCCCCTGGCTGGTCCGGATCCCGCCATCGTCGGACAACGGGCTCGACAAGGAATCGACGGCCGACGCCTTCCAGGTGCGATCCGTGTCTCAGCAGCGGTTCGTCCGCCTACTCGGCAAGCTGGCCGGTCCGCAGATGACAGAAATAGCTCGATCCTTGGCCGCTGTGCTCGCCATCGAGCAGTAGGCCCCGCAGCCCTCCGCAGTCCGTAGACCCCGCTTCTCCGTCTTAGACTCAGGGGCGGGCTTTCGCCCGCCCCTGCCCTGTCTACTGTCTACTGTCGCCTGCCTACTTGCCGCTCACCTCGCCACCACCGCCTTCTTCACGTCCCGGAACCCCGGCGCGTCGAGATTGTGCACGTAGCCCGCAGGCGGACCTCCTTTTCCCGTCTCTTTCGCCTGCTGAAAAGAGGCGGCGCGGGTCGCCCCGCGCCGCCACAGGAGTTGCATCAGCTATCTGCTTATTATCAGCTTCCTCCCGGCCTTGTAGTCGCCAGCCTTCATCGTACAGAAGTAGATGCCGTTCGACGACACGCGACCGCGGTCGTCCCGTCCATCCCAGGTCAGAGTGTAGACTCCGGCGGGTCGCTCCGAGTCCAGAATCGTCTTTACTTTTCTGCCTGACGCGTCGTACATCTTCACAGTGACATGCGTCGGCCGCGGTATCTGGAACCGCAGCATTGTCCGGCCTCGGCTCGGACAAGGCGCAGCGTCATAGAGCATCGCCTTCATCGGAATCGGCTGGGTCAGTGCCATGACGCCTTCCCTCTGAATTCGGCGCGTGCTGAAAGCGTATAGCCTCAGTCCAGCGAGCGCCACTCGCTCTCCTGAGAGCCGGACCAGGCTGAACGGCAGGGTCGTGCCATTCTCGTAGCATCGCCTCGGGATAACGAGCCGCACGGTATCCGGTCTTCCCGGCCCGAATCGCAAGCGGGCTATCTCCTCGCCCCGCGAGCGGATCGATTGTTCGGATACCTGGCCGGGCGGTGCGATGAACTCCGCGAGATAGCCGTAGCTGGGGTTGATGTACCTTATCAGGTAGTTCAGCGAATCCTGGCCATAGTCGAACCTCGCCGCGCCGCTTGAGTCGAGTCCGCAGCGGTTCACACAGAACGGAGATGCTGCGGCATGCCCACAGACCACGTTGTGCGAGGGCGACATCCGCCACGAAGCCGCCTGCCCTCCCTGCAAGTCCAATCTGCGGAACCTGATGCTGTAAAGCGACGTGCCGACATTCTCCGTCCAGATACCGTAGATTGCATCCACCACCGGCACAGAGTCAATCAGTTCGGCTCGGACATCCATGTTGAGGTACTTAGAACTCACATTCGGTGACTCGCTCAGATTGCACGTGAGCGTGCACGTTTTGGCCCACACGTCGTCGACGCTGCTGGCGTCCCACTGCTGCCATCCCAAGGTGTTCGCCTTCGAGTACACGGGGTAGTCCCCGCTCGTTGAAGCTATGCTCGTTGCGTTCCATGTGCCACCGCTGACGGGACGACTGGCCATCTGAAGCTGGCCGGACCGCGAGTGGCGCCAAACGAGGTAGAAATTGTCGCCGTATACCGTGATGAAGGGATGGATAGCAGAGTCGGCGACTTTCACGTAGCTCGGTGGTGTTCCATTACTGAACGTGGCGCACATGGCACAGTTGGCTCGCTGCCAGGCCACGCAGATTGGACCGTCCGGCGCACACGCGACGCTGACGAAACTATCTATGGACATGGCCGTCGTCTCAGCGATCGAAGACGAAGTGCCTCCAAGTGTATCCACCTTGACCAGCACGATCTTCGCCTTCCGTCTTCCCGCGTCGAAACTGGGAAAGGCGCAGTACGGATAGCTGGACGGAATGGCTGCCTGCACTCGGTCGACGGCCGGAGGCGTGGAACTGGCCGTGTTCAGCGTCATGGCCGTCCAAGTGCTATCGGTGCGCATCATCTTGCAGAGTATCCCGTTATTGCTGTAGACAATCGTCGGCAAGCCGGCAGCGTCGAGCGCGACGCTTGGGTAGTCGCCCTGGTCTATGGAAGTCGGAGTGCTCCACGTCTCGCCGCCGTCGTGCGAATAGGCGTACTTGATGGAGTCTCCCGCGTCATAGACGACGTGAACGCCCAAGCCATCAGGCTGGATGACGAGTTTCCTGCCGCTATTCGGCCAACTCGCGAGCGAATTCGACGTGGGCGGGAACTGATACCAAGGAAGCATAACCGACCCGGACACGAGAGTGTAGGGGCCAACTCCTTGAGTCGAGCTGGCTGAAGCAAACACACGCAGGCGGCTACCTGCGCAACCCTCAGGATAGCAGAGGTAGTAGTTTGAAGTGAATACAGTATCCTTGAACCAACAAGCGGACTGTGTTCTCAGCGCGTACTGGATGTTCCCACGGGACTCAGGATAGTACTCGTAGACCAGCATAGGCAGGTTCAGCGGGTTGGCAACGAACTTGGGATGAGTGTAACTCAAGTCAACGCCACTGTCGGTCACGGTCTCCTTGCCCGGACTGGGTGCGTACCCAGACGTCCCCCTGATGAGCCGGCCAAACTCCAGCGAGTCACCACCATTCACCCAAGCCAGAAGCACGTTTGAATCATTCTCAAGCGTCGCCGTGAGGCCGTAGACGAGGCCGCTATGCAGGTCTGTGTCACTGAAGCTGCTCTGACCAGCATCCATGTAGGAGATTCGAATGATGCTGTCATCCTCGGACCCGGCGTAAGCAGAGATGACCACTCTTCGGCCGGTTGTGTCCACAAGCATCGTCGGACTGTTTGCGTTCGAATACGGCTCGATGCTGTCCAGTACGCCTACCCCCTCGCCTTTTGGATGTGCCTTAAGCAGGAATTGCGCGAAGTAAGTACCTGGGTGGCACGGAGACACCGAATCCTTCCCAGCATAGTTGAGCGCTGCGCATCCTGAATCATGCCTGATACCGAACGATGCAGCGGGCGGTGATAATTGTGGCGGGTTGCTGCTATTCGGGTAATTGAATCCGAATGTGAACGCCAAAGCGGGGCTGCTGTCATTGAACCATTGCCCGTACTGATTCCGAGATGACACGAAGTAGCTCATACTCCACGGGTTGCCCGACTGCACTCGCCACCAACAGCCTGGCCAGAGGATGTATGGATTCCCGGCACTGTCCAGTGCGATAGCCGGTGACGCTCCCTCGGCCGCGGCATACTCGTAGCAACCAAGATCGACGCGCTCGGGCAGGTCCCAAGTCTTTCCCCCATCGGACGAATGCACATACATGACGCCCTGCGACTCAGTGTAGTAAGTCATGTGTACATCGTTGCCTCGGATGGCGACCTTCTCCTGGTTGTTGAAAGCCGTGAGCGGGAGAGAATCGGAGGAAACGATGATGGCTACCTGCGCGTAGGGCGTTGTATCCGATTTCCAGCTGTCCCTTTCAGCCCACACCCGATACCGATACGTGTCTCCGAAGGCGACGTTGACATCCTCGTAGTGAATGGTGTTGGGCGGCAGCAAGCCCACTGATGGAATGTACGTCGGCAATGAGTGATTCACAGTCTTCTCAATCCGATACCCGTACTCGTAGGAGGAATTGTCCGTCCAGTTCAGCTCAACGGCGAGCGGGCCCGGGGTAGAGTTGCTCAGCGTCGCGGTCAGGCCGGTAGGGGGAGCCAAGTCGTACAGTCTGAGAACGTATGGCCAGAAATCTTGTGCTCCTGTCAATGGATTCTCATCAGGCATCCGCGTGCGAGTTGGGTCCCCGCTCTTCAAACGCTGCTGATAGAGTTGGTTCGCAGTGAAGTTGGAATCGGCTTGGTAGGCGAGACCATAGTCAGAGTCAAACATGAGGGTCCCGTCGCCAGAAGAAGAGTTGTTGGCGTAGATGACGAAGGCCACCTGAGTAATGCCCTTCTGCAATTCAAAGCCAAGGGAATCGCGGCAAAGGAGGTATCGACAAGATTGGATTGTACGCTTCGCGAGGGTCTCGCACTGACCCGCGCGGTTCTTGCCCAGAACCTTGATAGTCACGAAGTCCGTGAAGGGTACGATGTCGTAGTGCAGATACGCGGCAGTGGGGTCGCCAAAGGGAATCTCAAATGGATAATAGAGCAGCGAGTTGCCGATTACGAAGCAGGCATTCGCAATACCCGGTTGCCGGAGGCTATCTCCTCCCAAGTACATGCCACCGACCAGACCGGCCTTGCGCGCCAGTCGATACACATCCGCTCCGGCCTGGTAGTGATAGTTCATAGAAGTCGCAAGGTAGTCGGGTCCCTGCTCCAGGTTCTGCTTCATTTCGTCGTATAGAGATGAAGCGACGTCTGCCTCATTGCGATACGTAGTCCGAAACCGAGGGTCGTAGCCCCCCTGCCCTCGGTAGGACCCCTGCCACTTGTCCAAGTAATGCTCCTGCCTCTGTAGGCTCGTCTCTAGCCCAGACGGCATCGATTCCCCGTACAGTTGGTGTATTCGCTCTACTTCATGTCGGTAGCTGTACAGCTCCGGCTGACTCTCGAAGTAGGTGTACCAAGGGTTACTCCCTACGCCGACTTCAGGCACGAAAGCCTGCAGCTCCAGTCGGATGATGAGGCGCAGCGCGAGTTCTGCCAGGAAACGGTAGGCAGGGTTGTAAGCCTTGAGGGCGTCGAGTACCCAACTGTCCAGGTAATCGGCGCTCAGATTCCCAACGTAACTATTGATATCTGAGAAAGTCCAGTTAGGGTGCGAGTAAATGCCGCCGGCGCTATTAGCGTCCAGATGGTCATAGCCTGCCAGGAAGAACCACGTGATAGCGTACCCGTGCAGATACGCCTTCAGCTTCCCGGGCGTAAGACCGTTCACATCGAAGTACGTGTTGGCGAGCTTGACAAAGCTGTCAATCGCGTAGAATCCTGTTGCTGTCTGCCATCCGGCCCAGTCTGGTGGGTCGTTGGTGTCATACTCGAACCAAAACTGCATGGGGTTCGGGCTTATTACGTACACCGTCTGGCCGCCTACTTCCCAATCGCATATCTTTGAATACAGGAGTGAGCTCATCGAGGTCCAGTCTGCCTGACTGTAGTACGTCGGCTCGAACAGATTGGATTGCGTCTCGGCATCAGCTAGAACCTCCCAGTCATCCTTGGCGTCCTGGGTCTCTGCTAGGTAGTCCGACCCCCAAAGGGACGGCTGCTGCATAACACCAGCTTGCAGGTCCTCCACGACGTGATAATAGGCGCCATAAATCAGACTCTTGGCAAATGGAGAGTAGTTGTGGGCTTTTGCATAATCTACCATTTCCTTCAGCTTGGCCAGATCGTAGTTGGGCGCATCGTTGTGCCAGTCGATACGATGGGTGCCCGAGTCGTTCATCACTGTGTCGTAAGTGGCATCCTGAATCTTCAGCGGGTCAACCAGCAGCCAGTTGAAGGGGGCATCGTGCAACCCCTCGATGACCTGCTTCGAGGCATCCAACCCGGTAGGATCTAGTAGATCTGGCAGCATTGTTCCAATAAGATAGAATTTCCTCACCGAGTGCTGATAACGCGCGGCATAAGAGCCGGTATCGTATGTGGCTGTCAAACAAGTATAGAAGCTGCTGTCGAAGTCGCGCCACACGTCGAAAGTCTTGCTTGCGATAAGTGCGTGCTCTATTCCGGAGTATCCGCACGCCACTGCGGACGTCGCCAGAATCAGGAGCAGCGCTCTCCTGTACAGACGGTCTGTCTTCACGTTTCCTCCTTTTCTTTGTCGGGCTCTATCTCAGAGACCTGACGACTGCTGCCGTCGTGGGCCCCAATTCAGATTACTTCTTCCACTTGATGCAGGCATAGTACACGTCAGGCCTGGCCGTGTAGAGAGTCCCTCGGCTATCCCAGACCACGTGGATGTTCCCGAGCCCGTCCGCAGCCGCACAGCAACGGCTGAAAGGGTTCAGTGTGTCTGACACCGTGACAACATCCCACCCGCCCGACTTGCGCGCTACTCTAAGCCCAGCCGGGACGCCACCCCAGACCGCAACTGGGCACCCATCCGCATCAATCGTCAGGCCCAACGGGTTCACAGTACGGCTCGGGCAGCTTGTGTCCAGGTCTGACCAACCAGTTCCCCATTTGTAACGCATGAGCCCCAGCCCGCTTCCAGCTACCAGCGTGGAGAAGCCCAAATAGCAGTTCGAATCTCCACATGCAAGAGCCGGAAGGGATTGCATCAGTCCTCTACCAGACACAAACTTTGAACTGGCCCACAGGCCATCTACTGGCTTCACGGAGTAGCAGAGAAAATCAGCCAGCGAATCTGCATCCACATTCCATGCTGCGTAACAGCGTCCCGCGGCGTCCACCGCCAGTTGGCCTTCGAAATAAGCCTTGTCCAGTACCTGTACCTGGGCCCAGGAGCTCTCCGGGGCCTTTGATGAGTAGCAGACCTCGTCCGATGACAAGTTCCAGAATAGCAAGTGAAGGCGACCGGCCCCATCAACTGCCAGCCGTGGCCTTGCGGAAACGCCTCTTGAGATTGTCTCAGCGACGGTCCATTGCGACCCAATCCGCGATTGGCAGACGATGACCCATCCTCCGACCTCTCCTCGCGCTACGAACTGCGACCATGCCAAGTGCAACGTCCCGTCGGGCCCGAATGCCGTCGATGGGTCGCGCGAAGGTTCAGAGGCCTTTGAAACATTGAAGGGTGCCGTCCATTCAGAACCTGGAGAGGCCTTCTCGACCAGCCACACGTTCTCTTGACCCGAGGCAGAGTCAGACCACGCAATCACAACGTGTCCATCCTTAGTACATGTAATGCAGGGACTCTGACTGAAGGAGGCATTATTGGAGATGTTCTCGATCTCAAAGCTCGGCTCGGGTGCGTGACATAGAGAACCTGTCGCCAAGAACGAAACGGCTGCAAGCATAAGCAAGCGCACGACGCCAACGCGGAGGCATTTCGCGAGCTTCCCAACCCCCGAACGGACAAGAATCATGTAGTTCATGGACTCAAGTTACTCGGTCTTGAATCACGGTCAACAGTTGTGGCACCGAATGGGGCAGCCAGATTCTGGGTGCACGTGGCAGTGCCATGTGAAACGAGGCAATCGAAGCTAACCAGTCTTCGCGAAACCACGCGGGAGTTTAGCCGACGGACCCGCCTCGCGTCAACGTGCCCTGTAAACTCGCGGGGAGGGGTTGAACCTATCGTAGAATCAGCACTTAGCCACCGACGTCAGGCAGGCTCACCCGTCTTTGGAGCTTACGGGCCGCAAGGGCCCCAGCACTGACGCTGTCGCGCACTAGAACATGAACGGCGGCCTGTAGGCCGCCGTTGTTCGACCTCTGACGATTCTCTAAATACTCCCGACTCTCCTCTCTCGATTCCCCTCGACTATCTCGTCACCACGACCTTCCGGACCGCTTGTGCTTGGGCTTCTCTCACAAAGTACACACCGGGTGCCAGACGGCTCACGTCATTCGCGCCGGCGTGCAGCACCGCGACATTCCGCCCCGATGCGTCCAGGAGTTCGGGCCGCAAGACGTTGGCTGTAAGCTGTTGGCCCATCATCAGCACTCCGCGCACGACTGTCGGCTCGCTCAGCACCGCTCGCACTTCGGCGTTCGGCGTTTCTTCCACGCCTCCACCGTAGTACTGGCATATCTGAAGACCGCGCGTATCGTCCGCTACGTAGATATAGCCTCCGCTAGCCGCTGCTCCAAAGGCCTGGCCTTGAGTGTTATAGTATCCCACCTGACTTGGGTGTGCCGGGTCAGCGACCGAGACAACACCCAAAGTCGGACCGCCTGTGCAGTACGCGTTGCCACCGTCCAGAACGATCTTTATGACACCTGGTGTGTTCAGGTGCCCGACTTCGGTCGGATGCGCCGGGTCTACGACCGAGACGACCCGCAGGCCGGCCCCATTGTCTGCAACGTACGCGTAGTCGCCGCTCACGGCCACTCCGTAGGGGTAGTCCGGCATGAATAACTGTCCGACCTCGACCGGGTGCGCCGGGTCCGAGATCGACATGACGCGCAGACCGAAAGTATCAACCACATAGGCGTAATTCCCCTGCACTGCCACGTCCTCGGCGCTGCCCGTCGTCGCGCAGTATCCTGCCTCGGCCGGGTGCGCCGGGTCTGAGATTGATATAACGCGCAGACCGGAACTGTCCCCGACGTAAGCGTAGCTACCGCTGACGGCTACGCCAAAAGCCCCATGAGTCTGGCAGTGGCCGACCTCGGTCGGGCTGGCCGGGTTAGAGACAGAGATGACATGCAGTCCTGATGAGAGGGCGGCCACGTAGGCGTAGCTGCCGCTCGCCGCGACCCAACCGGCCTGACTGGGCGTATCAACAGACCCAACCTCTGCGGGATGAGCAGGGTCGGCCACGGTGATGACTCGTAGCCCGGAGTTCCAGTCGGCAACGTAGGCGTAGCTGCCGGCCACGGCGACATCGGAGGCAGACCCCGGCGTATCGCAGTGACCGACCAGACGGACGCCAAGCGAGTCCGCCCGCGCCATGCCTACTAGCAGCAAGCTGAGCGCGAACATCAGTAGATTCCGAGAATGACGACTTACTTCGATCATGTCAGCCTCCTCTTTGCGTTACCATCTTGAAACCATTAGGATAACTTCCCGTGCCATTCCTGGTGAAGGTCTATTGCGGAACGGTCGCAAACGTAGCATGGTCGTTGCCATTAGTATAGTCTGTCTGTCCTAAAGTCAACAGGGATAGGTCGCCGTACATGCAATGAACCCACTCAGCCTACGGGCTGAAGTCCGTCGCCGGGCACTTCGTGCCGGCCGTCAAACAGGCCCGCCCACCTGAGGCAGACGGACCGAACTCGCCGGCCGCACGCTTCCTCGACCCTGCGGACGAAGACAAATGGACCGAACGGTTTGCCGGTCCTGAGGCACAACTCCAAAGCTGCCACGAATCTTTCATCCTCGGGTGACGTGAGAAAGGCGCGCCAGCCGGGAGGACTCGGAATCCGCTCGACGTGCGCCGACAGCAGTCCACGCGACAGAACTCCCGCATGCTCGGCTGCGCTGTTCAAAGCGCACGGATCGAAGGGCCCAATTGAATCAGTCCGTGCCGTAGCCAGGTCTACATAGCGTAGGACCTGCCCTGCGACCTCATCGGCAAATGGACAGGCGTTGTACGGGCCCTCCCAGAAGGGAGCCACCCGGTGATGAATCTCATTGAACCTGCGGACCAAGTTATGGTCGGCATTCATCAGTGCCAGACTGATATCATGCGGGTGCCTCGGGATCACGACGAGCAACACCCGGTCCGACATGATGTTGTATCCGCAGAGTTGTATGCCGTGCTTGTACAGGCTGGCATGGAGTGTAGCAAGAGCCAAGTAACGGTCATGGAACTCGAACGGGAATCGCAGGTCGTGCCGCACCCGCCGCTCCACAAGATGGAATATCCCCGGGACCTCGATACGAGAGACGTGGCTCATTGGCTAACTCATGCTGCTGCCGACCGAGACCTGTGCTTCACGGGTGCGGGCCGCAACCCTTTACGCGCTGACGAATCGCTCATCATGTCGCGGCCCGCACCCGTCGTATCCGGCTCGGTCGGTTCGAGGAGGCAGGGTACGAAACGAACGACGTTCATATGCCTTCGGTCAGGACGATAAGCCCGTCCCCGACATCACCCTTCACTCGCCGCTCCCAATCGCCATCACCGTGCCGCGGGCGAACAACTCAGACCCGCGACTGAAGCTGTTCACGCGAAACGCTGGGCAAGTCTTGGGGACAATCGCACCCTGCCCAATCGCACGTTTCATCGCAGTACCACCTTGAGCCTGGCTTGCTCCTTGCCCATATCGAGCAGCAGGAAGTAGGCCCCCGGGCTAAGCTGCGGACCTTTGCCGTCAGAGTTCCAGCTCAGTCTGTGGACTCCTGCCTGCTGCCGGCCGGCGTCGAGTACGCCGATCAACCTGCCGACCGCGTCGTGCAAAGTCGCACGAACGTGAGCTGATGCCGGGAGTTGGTACTCCACCTGGACGTCGTCATAGCGGCTTATGATGTGTGCTAGGCCAACTGCTCGACACGTCGTGCTGGTCTGACTGCCGTCCATCACAGACCCCGGTGGTTGAAGCCGGTAGAAACTGCTCCTTGGGTTCCCACTGTAGTCCGAACCAGCGATCAGGTAGATGTTCCTGTTGGTACCGTACACAAGGGAAGCGCCTGGTCCGAGTCTTGATGGAAACCGGGATCTGTAGCATGAATCCCGGCTCACCTGAGAGAAGTCCACCCAATGGGGCGAGTGCGCTGGGTCGAAGTAGTATGGGTCATCGGAAGTGTCCGACCCTCCGAATGCGGCCCACGGATAGAACCCGCTCGCTTCGGTCGCGTCGTGAGTGGTCAGAGACGTGCCGGGATTCTCGGGCAACGGCGCGGATTCGAGCGTGTCCCACTTGTTGCAGGATATGTCGTACCCGTAGAAGCCCGTCGCATTACCGCCGACGAGCGCGAGTATTGCCGCATGTCCGAGTATGTCCGCATCGTAAGCGGTAGCCGCACCTGTGCCGACACTCTGAGGCACGCCGGCAAGTTGTTGCCAGCCGCTGTTTACCTCGAAGCTATGTACGCTGCTCCACGACCAAAGGCCGCCCATGAGCGCGGCTGAACGCCAATAGTAAGACCCGTTGCTGAGGCTGAGACCGTTCTCCACGAATTCTTCATGCTCTGGAAGGCTCTTGAGTGTATCTATCACGGTGGTGTCGAAGCTGGGGTCTCTCGCGACCTGCAGCCGATACCGAGTCGTAATGGCGCTGCCCCACTGGAACAACGGCGTGCGATCCGCAATCTGAGCGCCGTCCGGCGGGTAGATGCCGCCTGAGGGCGTCTCGGGCAGCGAGGTCGGAATCGAATAGCGCCAGAAATCGGTGCCGCCACCCGACACGCAATAGAGCCACCCGGGTACCGGACATGTCTGTCCGTCGTAGCTGACATTCGGCTGATACGTTACGCACGCGCCGGAACCAAGGCTGAACGGGAGACCTTCGCTGTGCCAGGAATTGTCGTAGAGAGAGTACCAGTATAGATACGGGTCTCCGTCCTCATTCCCGATGGCGAACAGAACGCCGTCCTCTTGCCATTGGAACGTAAGGCCAGTGTGCTGCAAGGCATAATCGGGCGCGTCGCCGACCATGTGCCATGACCCGTCG from bacterium carries:
- a CDS encoding nucleotidyltransferase family protein; this encodes MSPRVQLDREKLAEFCRRNHIRKLSLFGSVLTDRFGPDSDIDLLVEFEPHNGPGYFGLARMERELSELVGRKVDLRTPAELSRYFRDEVCAGAQVQYSAA
- a CDS encoding HepT-like ribonuclease domain-containing protein, encoding MPRYSIPRPDAIRLRHMLDAAREALEFVRGKTEDNIGEDRMLVLGLVKEIEIIGEAAGKVSEPTRRHLSQIPWQDVIDMRNRLIHVYFDIDVGVVWDTVSKDLRPLIAVLERALAHTRLSSLPHS
- a CDS encoding FlgD immunoglobulin-like domain containing protein, which codes for MARKVVISVMLAAVAALAWQGLTSVPAGADEEAGSLITWGKDSVWGLFPDAVNGQTHAGYYKPGDGSWHMVGDAPDYALQHTGLTFQWQEDGVLFAIGNEDGDPYLYWYSLYDNSWHSEGLPFSLGSGACVTYQPNVSYDGQTCPVPGWLYCVSGGGTDFWRYSIPTSLPETPSGGIYPPDGAQIADRTPLFQWGSAITTRYRLQVARDPSFDTTVIDTLKSLPEHEEFVENGLSLSNGSYYWRSAALMGGLWSWSSVHSFEVNSGWQQLAGVPQSVGTGAATAYDADILGHAAILALVGGNATGFYGYDISCNKWDTLESAPLPENPGTSLTTHDATEASGFYPWAAFGGSDTSDDPYYFDPAHSPHWVDFSQVSRDSCYRSRFPSRLGPGASLVYGTNRNIYLIAGSDYSGNPRSSFYRLQPPGSVMDGSQTSTTCRAVGLAHIISRYDDVQVEYQLPASAHVRATLHDAVGRLIGVLDAGRQQAGVHRLSWNSDGKGPQLSPGAYFLLLDMGKEQARLKVVLR
- a CDS encoding type II toxin-antitoxin system PemK/MazF family toxin; translation: MFRGEVWLINLDPTIGSEIRKTRPAVIVNDDSVGTLPLKVIVPITEWKERYAIAPWLVRIPPSSDNGLDKESTADAFQVRSVSQQRFVRLLGKLAGPQMTEIARSLAAVLAIEQ
- a CDS encoding FlgD immunoglobulin-like domain containing protein, with the translated sequence MKTDRLYRRALLLILATSAVACGYSGIEHALIASKTFDVWRDFDSSFYTCLTATYDTGSYAARYQHSVRKFYLIGTMLPDLLDPTGLDASKQVIEGLHDAPFNWLLVDPLKIQDATYDTVMNDSGTHRIDWHNDAPNYDLAKLKEMVDYAKAHNYSPFAKSLIYGAYYHVVEDLQAGVMQQPSLWGSDYLAETQDAKDDWEVLADAETQSNLFEPTYYSQADWTSMSSLLYSKICDWEVGGQTVYVISPNPMQFWFEYDTNDPPDWAGWQTATGFYAIDSFVKLANTYFDVNGLTPGKLKAYLHGYAITWFFLAGYDHLDANSAGGIYSHPNWTFSDINSYVGNLSADYLDSWVLDALKAYNPAYRFLAELALRLIIRLELQAFVPEVGVGSNPWYTYFESQPELYSYRHEVERIHQLYGESMPSGLETSLQRQEHYLDKWQGSYRGQGGYDPRFRTTYRNEADVASSLYDEMKQNLEQGPDYLATSMNYHYQAGADVYRLARKAGLVGGMYLGGDSLRQPGIANACFVIGNSLLYYPFEIPFGDPTAAYLHYDIVPFTDFVTIKVLGKNRAGQCETLAKRTIQSCRYLLCRDSLGFELQKGITQVAFVIYANNSSSGDGTLMFDSDYGLAYQADSNFTANQLYQQRLKSGDPTRTRMPDENPLTGAQDFWPYVLRLYDLAPPTGLTATLSNSTPGPLAVELNWTDNSSYEYGYRIEKTVNHSLPTYIPSVGLLPPNTIHYEDVNVAFGDTYRYRVWAERDSWKSDTTPYAQVAIIVSSDSLPLTAFNNQEKVAIRGNDVHMTYYTESQGVMYVHSSDGGKTWDLPERVDLGCYEYAAAEGASPAIALDSAGNPYILWPGCWWRVQSGNPWSMSYFVSSRNQYGQWFNDSSPALAFTFGFNYPNSSNPPQLSPPAASFGIRHDSGCAALNYAGKDSVSPCHPGTYFAQFLLKAHPKGEGVGVLDSIEPYSNANSPTMLVDTTGRRVVISAYAGSEDDSIIRISYMDAGQSSFSDTDLHSGLVYGLTATLENDSNVLLAWVNGGDSLEFGRLIRGTSGYAPSPGKETVTDSGVDLSYTHPKFVANPLNLPMLVYEYYPESRGNIQYALRTQSACWFKDTVFTSNYYLCYPEGCAGSRLRVFASASSTQGVGPYTLVSGSVMLPWYQFPPTSNSLASWPNSGRKLVIQPDGLGVHVVYDAGDSIKYAYSHDGGETWSTPTSIDQGDYPSVALDAAGLPTIVYSNNGILCKMMRTDSTWTAMTLNTASSTPPAVDRVQAAIPSSYPYCAFPSFDAGRRKAKIVLVKVDTLGGTSSSIAETTAMSIDSFVSVACAPDGPICVAWQRANCAMCATFSNGTPPSYVKVADSAIHPFITVYGDNFYLVWRHSRSGQLQMASRPVSGGTWNATSIASTSGDYPVYSKANTLGWQQWDASSVDDVWAKTCTLTCNLSESPNVSSKYLNMDVRAELIDSVPVVDAIYGIWTENVGTSLYSIRFRRLDLQGGQAASWRMSPSHNVVCGHAAASPFCVNRCGLDSSGAARFDYGQDSLNYLIRYINPSYGYLAEFIAPPGQVSEQSIRSRGEEIARLRFGPGRPDTVRLVIPRRCYENGTTLPFSLVRLSGERVALAGLRLYAFSTRRIQREGVMALTQPIPMKAMLYDAAPCPSRGRTMLRFQIPRPTHVTVKMYDASGRKVKTILDSERPAGVYTLTWDGRDDRGRVSSNGIYFCTMKAGDYKAGRKLIISR